From one Desulfurococcus sp. genomic stretch:
- a CDS encoding 60S ribosomal export protein NMD3, which yields MSGKRFCVKCGREVPGEDLVRGYCIDCYLKYHGVFKSKPRVEVVVCPKCGSWYFKGAWHPPADTREVLRRILLDTLRRFLNEEVELVDVQPEYDSEADLSGGTVRARLSLKVGRHSIEVEEPVEVKLAYRVCDRCLRRSTGRHEALVQVRFDPAGKPSSLYRRVYSLLQDLGLTSSLVEVEELKDGFDAKFEDIVSARRYAGTLERKFGAKLTESFKSVRYDSRRGRWSGVLTISARIPVIEEGDIIEYNGKLGVVEQVADGYLRILLLESGVEVKAPLSGYWSSLIKKPRGVSVSREAYTVTAVDKSTVYLLSEETGEVREHRLDPGSYLLKPGDRVIIVSSGDREVLLKLNRGGESE from the coding sequence TTGAGCGGCAAGCGTTTCTGCGTGAAGTGCGGTAGAGAAGTACCTGGTGAAGACCTGGTTAGAGGGTACTGTATAGACTGCTACCTGAAGTACCATGGAGTCTTCAAAAGCAAGCCTAGAGTAGAAGTAGTAGTATGCCCTAAATGCGGCTCCTGGTACTTCAAGGGGGCATGGCACCCGCCCGCTGACACTAGAGAAGTCTTGAGAAGAATACTACTGGATACTCTACGCAGATTCCTCAATGAAGAGGTCGAGCTAGTAGATGTTCAACCAGAATATGATTCAGAAGCAGATTTAAGCGGGGGAACTGTAAGAGCCCGTCTATCACTCAAGGTGGGAAGGCATAGTATTGAAGTCGAGGAGCCAGTTGAAGTTAAACTCGCCTACAGGGTCTGCGATAGATGCTTGAGGAGAAGTACTGGCAGGCATGAAGCCCTCGTTCAAGTAAGATTCGACCCAGCCGGGAAGCCCTCCAGCCTCTACAGGAGAGTATACTCACTGCTCCAGGATCTCGGGTTAACCAGCAGCCTCGTGGAAGTAGAAGAATTGAAGGATGGCTTCGACGCTAAGTTCGAGGATATAGTATCAGCTAGGAGATACGCCGGTACTCTTGAAAGAAAGTTTGGAGCTAAGCTAACCGAGTCATTCAAGAGCGTGAGGTATGATTCAAGGAGAGGGAGGTGGAGTGGCGTGCTAACAATATCTGCTAGAATACCCGTCATAGAGGAAGGAGATATAATCGAGTATAACGGGAAGCTTGGGGTCGTCGAGCAGGTTGCAGACGGATACCTTAGAATACTTCTCCTGGAGTCAGGCGTAGAGGTTAAAGCCCCGCTATCAGGCTACTGGAGCAGCCTGATCAAAAAGCCCCGCGGAGTATCAGTTAGTAGAGAAGCCTACACTGTGACAGCTGTAGATAAGTCGACAGTATACCTGCTGAGCGAGGAGACCGGGGAGGTTAGAGAGCATCGTTTAGACCCTGGAAGCTATCTGTTAAAGCCCGGGGATAGAGTTATAATAGTTAGTAGTGGTGATAGAGAAGTATTGTTGAAGCTTAATAGAGGTGGGGAATCTGAGTAG
- a CDS encoding DUF2148 domain-containing protein: protein MIEREEIVRNAVRPTAELMAASAITAPKARGVDNIEVKILDERAELEALASRMEELAPLYGDFFKRDAGSVRSSHAVLLIGCRIVDFNLRKPEDYPLDPSIVCSLLNLGIAVGSAVKTASNLNIDNRVMYSIGVAARSLGLMSSDIVIGIPLSIHGKNIYFDRKAV, encoded by the coding sequence TTGATAGAGAGGGAGGAGATTGTAAGGAATGCAGTCCGCCCTACCGCTGAACTCATGGCTGCCTCCGCTATAACTGCACCTAAAGCTAGAGGAGTCGATAACATCGAGGTGAAGATACTCGATGAGAGAGCAGAGCTAGAAGCACTAGCCAGCAGGATGGAGGAGCTTGCACCACTATACGGGGACTTCTTTAAGCGTGATGCAGGCAGCGTTAGAAGCTCTCATGCAGTACTATTAATCGGCTGCAGGATAGTTGACTTCAATCTACGAAAACCAGAAGACTACCCACTAGACCCCAGCATTGTATGCAGCCTGCTAAACCTAGGTATAGCTGTAGGCTCCGCGGTAAAAACAGCTTCAAACCTCAACATTGATAACAGGGTAATGTATAGTATAGGAGTTGCAGCACGAAGCCTAGGACTAATGAGCTCTGATATAGTTATAGGTATACCGTTAAGCATCCACGGGAAGAACATATACTTTGATAGAAAAGCGGTATAA
- the rpl12p gene encoding 50S ribosomal protein P1, with product MEYIYASLLLYKAGKEISEENVKKVLEAAGVQVDEVRVKSLVAAIKNIDIAKVLEQASIAPVAAAPVQAAPAAAAPAGGEKKEEEKEESKELSEEALSEGFSALFG from the coding sequence ATAGAATACATATATGCATCCCTACTACTGTACAAGGCTGGAAAAGAGATAAGCGAGGAGAACGTGAAGAAAGTGCTCGAGGCAGCTGGAGTTCAAGTCGATGAAGTAAGAGTTAAATCTCTTGTAGCAGCAATAAAGAACATTGATATAGCTAAAGTACTAGAGCAGGCATCTATAGCACCTGTAGCAGCAGCCCCGGTTCAAGCTGCACCAGCGGCGGCAGCACCTGCTGGCGGAGAGAAGAAAGAGGAGGAGAAAGAAGAGTCTAAGGAGCTTAGTGAGGAAGCACTCTCAGAAGGCTTCTCAGCACTCTTCGGTTAA
- a CDS encoding DUF424 family protein, translated as MGSRVRVYVKRYEVQGEVVVAACDEDVLGLRLVDQEANVVLDIDPRFYKGDLVDIEKAVEVLSNATIGNIAGENIVRIAIDRGLVHPEAVLRVKGVPVAMFTRI; from the coding sequence GTGGGTAGCCGGGTGAGAGTATACGTTAAGAGATACGAGGTTCAAGGTGAAGTAGTAGTTGCAGCATGCGATGAAGACGTGCTGGGACTACGCCTCGTGGATCAAGAGGCTAACGTAGTCCTAGATATTGATCCACGCTTCTACAAGGGGGATTTAGTCGACATCGAGAAAGCTGTTGAAGTCTTAAGTAACGCTACAATCGGTAATATCGCAGGAGAGAACATTGTGAGAATCGCTATTGATAGAGGCCTAGTTCACCCGGAGGCTGTTCTAAGAGTTAAAGGAGTACCTGTAGCCATGTTCACGAGAATCTAG
- a CDS encoding translation initiation factor aIF-1A, with protein MGNLSSKRNQNVERREEIPLPSPEEGTMICGVVKQLGGGYLLVKCLDGADRKARIPGKMRRKIWITEGDIVLVGLWDHTSDKADVIHRYERSEIAELVEKGVVPKEFIDAISELI; from the coding sequence GTGGGGAATCTGAGTAGTAAGCGTAATCAAAACGTAGAGAGACGCGAGGAGATACCTCTACCCAGCCCCGAGGAGGGAACAATGATATGCGGGGTTGTAAAGCAGCTTGGCGGAGGATACCTTCTAGTAAAATGCCTTGACGGCGCTGACAGGAAGGCGAGGATACCAGGCAAGATGAGGAGGAAGATCTGGATAACCGAAGGCGACATAGTACTAGTAGGCTTATGGGATCACACATCCGATAAAGCTGACGTCATCCACAGGTATGAGAGAAGCGAGATAGCCGAGCTCGTTGAGAAAGGCGTGGTCCCAAAAGAGTTCATTGATGCTATAAGTGAACTAATATGA
- a CDS encoding serine protein kinase RIO has protein sequence MSRDDVDRLLGRRDEPLEKDRDLFETVEEVFDMATVASILELMRKKIIRRISGVISAGKEARVYLARGFGDEYLALKIYYTSTAEFKKGIYKYIRGDPRFTGLKARSTRDLIYAWARKEYGNLKRMWDAGVRVPRPIAFKNNVVVMEFMGVEGVRYPLLIEAYRDLEAADLESIYHQVITELVKIYCKARLVHGDLSEYNIMVTPDLRVVVIDVGQAVDLSHPNAEDLLARDIRNINRFFSSEAGLKTLSFEETLGVVKECRGIEKEDFFQV, from the coding sequence ATGAGTAGAGATGACGTAGACAGGCTTCTAGGGAGGAGAGACGAGCCTTTAGAGAAGGATAGAGATCTCTTCGAGACTGTTGAAGAAGTATTCGACATGGCGACAGTAGCTAGTATCCTCGAGTTGATGAGAAAGAAGATTATTAGAAGAATAAGCGGGGTTATAAGTGCTGGAAAAGAAGCTAGAGTATACTTAGCTAGAGGATTCGGCGACGAGTACCTAGCCCTCAAGATATACTATACGAGTACAGCTGAATTCAAGAAAGGCATCTACAAGTATATTAGAGGAGACCCCCGCTTCACAGGCTTGAAGGCTAGGAGCACACGGGACCTGATCTACGCGTGGGCGAGAAAGGAGTACGGTAACCTGAAGAGAATGTGGGATGCTGGGGTTAGAGTACCTAGACCCATAGCCTTCAAGAATAATGTTGTTGTAATGGAGTTTATGGGTGTAGAAGGCGTCAGATACCCTCTACTCATAGAAGCCTACAGGGATCTCGAGGCAGCCGACCTTGAAAGTATCTACCATCAAGTGATCACTGAGCTCGTTAAAATATACTGTAAAGCAAGGCTGGTTCACGGGGACCTCTCAGAGTACAATATAATGGTGACACCCGACCTCAGGGTAGTAGTAATAGACGTTGGGCAGGCAGTAGACTTATCCCACCCGAACGCCGAGGACTTGCTGGCGAGAGATATAAGGAATATTAACAGGTTTTTCAGTAGTGAGGCTGGTCTGAAAACACTAAGCTTTGAGGAAACTCTAGGGGTCGTCAAGGAATGCAGAGGGATAGAGAAGGAAGATTTCTTCCAGGTGTAA
- a CDS encoding translation initiation factor IF-2 subunit beta, with translation MSSSRLPSYEELIERAYRKLGGVRGSSEVFEIPQASVLVIGDKTIIQNFKQIANVLNRDEDLLRRYFMKELNVPSSINPAGQLELKGRFNPSAINQLLSRFANMYVRCSTCGSMHTRLIKKGKVFLLRCDACGAETTLPAF, from the coding sequence ATGAGTTCAAGCAGGCTGCCTAGCTACGAGGAGCTCATTGAGAGAGCTTACAGGAAGCTTGGTGGAGTACGTGGCAGTAGCGAGGTATTTGAGATACCCCAGGCAAGCGTGCTAGTAATTGGTGATAAAACGATTATACAGAACTTTAAGCAGATAGCTAACGTCTTGAACAGGGATGAAGACTTACTGAGAAGGTACTTTATGAAGGAGCTGAATGTACCCAGCTCTATTAATCCAGCCGGCCAGCTGGAGTTGAAAGGAAGATTCAACCCCTCTGCTATCAACCAGCTGCTATCTAGATTCGCCAACATGTACGTGAGGTGTAGTACCTGCGGGTCAATGCACACAAGGCTCATTAAGAAGGGGAAGGTATTCCTGCTTAGATGCGATGCCTGTGGCGCTGAGACAACCCTCCCAGCCTTCTAG
- a CDS encoding site-specific DNA-methyltransferase, translating into MTTVGAESDKIFFKSSDGRIIIVNDDFLSTSLIQPNSVDLIVTSPPYNVDIHYESFRDNIPYEKYLEFTEKWLRKALSLVKPDGRMCLNIPLDKSKGRREEGFHSVYADIVYIAKKVGWKYFSTIIWNEGNISKRTAWGSWLNARAPYVISPVEVIVVLYKETWRKQKTGKSDISREEFIEWTNGVWVFPGENRKKIGHPSPFPLELPKRCIKLFSYVDDLILDPFLGSGTTLIAAALLNRRGIGVEISREYCELAKKRLIEEGRIHQKKLV; encoded by the coding sequence ATGACTACTGTAGGAGCTGAAAGCGATAAGATATTCTTTAAGTCTAGTGATGGACGAATAATAATAGTGAACGATGACTTTCTATCAACAAGCTTGATCCAGCCGAATAGTGTTGACTTAATAGTTACATCTCCACCATACAATGTTGACATTCACTATGAATCTTTTAGAGACAATATACCGTACGAGAAGTACCTTGAGTTCACTGAGAAGTGGTTGAGGAAAGCTCTCAGCCTTGTGAAACCCGATGGAAGAATGTGCTTGAACATACCGCTTGATAAGAGCAAGGGGCGCAGGGAGGAGGGATTTCACAGCGTCTACGCTGACATCGTGTATATCGCTAAGAAGGTCGGCTGGAAGTACTTTAGCACGATCATATGGAATGAAGGCAACATCTCAAAGAGGACTGCATGGGGGTCTTGGCTTAACGCTAGAGCACCCTACGTTATATCCCCGGTTGAAGTAATAGTAGTATTATATAAGGAGACATGGAGAAAGCAGAAGACTGGTAAATCCGATATATCTAGAGAAGAGTTCATAGAGTGGACTAACGGGGTATGGGTATTCCCTGGTGAAAACCGGAAGAAAATAGGGCATCCCTCTCCATTCCCACTGGAACTCCCAAAGAGATGCATCAAGCTCTTCAGCTACGTAGACGACCTTATCCTAGATCCATTCCTCGGCAGCGGGACTACTCTTATCGCGGCAGCACTACTGAATCGGAGAGGTATAGGAGTAGAAATCAGCCGAGAATACTGCGAGCTCGCGAAAAAGAGATTAATAGAGGAAGGTAGAATCCACCAGAAGAAGCTAGTATAG
- a CDS encoding TrkH family potassium uptake protein, with product MRVLVLLADISSLIVVLGLMMLSVPLVDFIFSEPISLYFVYSSLVYTSSGLLAVLLLRRVGRVGETGFMEAYLASALSWLLIPFLAAIPLHLEIGIPLIDAFFESVSGFTGTGLTVISDLDHLKKSINWWRALMQWSGELGFVVFAMTIIPFFWRYGYILYSIERPVRVMHSLRQTAKRIAGIYVFFTLLGVVLLYYSGVNLYDSVIHTMTAIATGGMSNYNLNYEAVYDYAPLSVIPAILVMAVGGANFLVLSQLMDFKFKEASRSEELRYYTIVMAALSAVTTLLLAIHGVHYTTPLVLGVFNTVSAMTTTGFNIGNVGGFPADVKMMLILAMFIGGMTFSTAGGIKVYRLVILLKKLKAYSISMLLHGRVSPHVTVDGKIIDDEEVSSALLLVILHATVVVATASIVKIAMPEADFLDALFEATSATSDVGLSAGLTSASMPLAAKAALIAGMYIGRLEHLPILILVGYTAGRSIYRAFKS from the coding sequence ATGAGAGTACTAGTACTGCTTGCTGATATTTCAAGCCTTATAGTTGTGCTCGGCTTAATGATGCTGAGTGTCCCTTTAGTTGACTTTATATTCAGTGAACCTATATCCTTGTACTTCGTGTATTCATCGCTGGTGTATACTTCGAGCGGTCTCCTCGCGGTGCTACTGTTGAGGAGAGTGGGGAGGGTGGGGGAGACAGGCTTTATGGAAGCCTACTTAGCTTCTGCTCTCTCATGGCTTCTCATACCGTTTCTCGCAGCGATACCGCTCCACCTTGAGATAGGAATACCGTTAATTGACGCATTCTTCGAGAGTGTTTCAGGCTTCACGGGCACCGGTCTCACTGTTATCAGCGACTTAGATCACCTTAAGAAGAGTATTAACTGGTGGAGGGCACTCATGCAGTGGAGCGGCGAGTTAGGCTTCGTAGTGTTCGCTATGACTATAATACCGTTCTTCTGGAGGTACGGCTACATACTCTACAGTATTGAGAGACCTGTGAGAGTAATGCACTCGCTGAGGCAGACAGCGAAGAGGATTGCAGGGATCTACGTGTTCTTCACTCTACTCGGCGTAGTCCTCCTCTACTACTCTGGTGTCAACCTCTACGACTCGGTAATACATACTATGACAGCGATAGCTACAGGCGGCATGAGCAACTACAACCTCAACTACGAGGCTGTATACGACTACGCTCCTCTCAGTGTTATCCCTGCAATACTAGTCATGGCTGTAGGCGGCGCGAACTTCCTCGTGCTCAGCCAGCTAATGGACTTCAAGTTTAAGGAGGCTTCTAGAAGCGAGGAGTTAAGATACTATACTATAGTAATGGCTGCTCTCTCAGCTGTTACTACCCTACTCCTAGCTATCCATGGAGTACACTATACTACACCCCTCGTGCTCGGCGTATTCAATACTGTATCAGCAATGACTACCACAGGGTTCAATATAGGTAATGTAGGCGGCTTCCCAGCGGATGTGAAGATGATGCTAATACTAGCCATGTTTATTGGTGGAATGACTTTCTCAACAGCTGGAGGAATTAAAGTCTACCGGCTCGTCATTCTACTAAAGAAGCTGAAAGCCTATAGCATCTCAATGCTACTACACGGGAGAGTGAGCCCGCATGTCACAGTAGACGGTAAGATTATTGATGACGAAGAAGTATCAAGCGCCCTCCTCCTAGTGATCCTCCATGCAACCGTAGTAGTTGCAACAGCTTCAATCGTGAAGATAGCTATGCCTGAAGCAGACTTCCTTGACGCTTTATTCGAGGCTACATCAGCCACCAGTGATGTCGGGCTTTCAGCAGGCTTAACATCAGCTTCAATGCCGCTAGCAGCTAAAGCAGCATTAATAGCTGGAATGTACATTGGGAGACTCGAGCATCTCCCAATACTCATTCTAGTAGGCTACACTGCAGGTAGAAGCATATATAGAGCCTTTAAGAGCTAA
- the alaS gene encoding alanine--tRNA ligase — protein sequence MSDANLEYLRRYGFERYKCRKCEGVIWSRVPRETCPDIPCSKYEFLYKDYKRVRPLSLQEVRDKFIGFLKSRGHGVVDPYPVLARWRNDLYLTIASIVVFQPAVTDGIVDPPFNPLVIIQPSVRLSDIDNVGLTFGRHLTSFEMGGMHAFNKPGKFVYWSEGILENTVDFFTKEIGIDLDDLVFKEGWWEGGGNAGPAPEVLVDGMELATLVHMKYKVVDGKYIDNPVLVVDCGYGIERIAWFTQRTPTGFHAVYGRLVNEYKNVLGVEEPDYDLLKKTVYMLSDREVKSIQEYERLIRELGFTDNVGEFVKTVYLYSTLDHARTIGLMLSDGIVPSNTGEGYLARLVIRRMLRNLVKLGVEPSRLVDVAQELLDRQVKYWKGDYIYGKLEKHRDYITDVIAVEAGKFIDAVSRGIDVVERLLKKGKGLSADDLITIYDSYGIPPELVAEKAGEHGIKVEVPGDFYSRIAQRHSSPSTLVKEKEHELPADVVKWASSFPATRRIFHENPYQTTCEARVLGVMGRYIVLDGTVMYPWAGGQDHDTGFIEVDGRRYTVEYVGKVGDVIVHVLKEPPEITEGKVVRVLVDWYRRYRLMKHHTATHIVLAAARAVLGSHVWQAGAEKTVEKARLDITHHKSLTQEEVERIEDLANRIVEDRVNLVFHEMNRFEAEARYGLRIYQGGATYTPILRIVEIPGWDAQACFGTHVYNTAEVGGIKIINAERIQDGVIRLEFTASTRLVEQMRLQAEERRKVLSILGSSQGDLVSAAGKIARDYAESRRLLDEYRSLLAGILTSKALSSRTEICGLEAVYLKLPLVDEKLVRKLLEDLSLKHGLLTVIEAGDLIEIAVKPEKALERNLDLRRTARKLVEKGLRGGGRQDHVALKKTRELSEEEILSELKASLCTT from the coding sequence ATGAGTGATGCAAACTTAGAGTATCTACGAAGATATGGCTTCGAGAGGTATAAGTGCAGGAAGTGCGAGGGAGTAATATGGAGCAGGGTACCGAGGGAGACGTGCCCTGACATACCCTGCAGTAAATACGAGTTTCTCTACAAGGACTACAAGCGTGTGAGGCCTTTAAGCCTCCAGGAGGTTAGGGATAAATTCATAGGGTTTCTTAAATCAAGAGGGCATGGTGTAGTAGACCCCTACCCTGTTCTAGCTAGGTGGAGGAACGACTTATACCTCACTATAGCCTCAATAGTAGTCTTTCAGCCAGCGGTCACAGACGGCATAGTTGACCCGCCGTTCAATCCGCTCGTCATAATCCAGCCTTCTGTGAGGCTCAGCGATATAGATAACGTGGGGTTGACTTTCGGAAGACATTTAACAAGCTTTGAAATGGGGGGTATGCACGCTTTCAACAAGCCGGGTAAATTCGTCTACTGGTCTGAGGGAATACTCGAGAATACAGTAGACTTCTTCACAAAGGAGATAGGCATAGACCTAGACGACCTGGTCTTCAAGGAGGGCTGGTGGGAGGGGGGTGGCAACGCCGGGCCAGCTCCCGAGGTACTAGTAGATGGCATGGAGCTAGCTACACTAGTACACATGAAGTACAAGGTTGTAGACGGCAAGTATATTGATAACCCTGTCCTGGTAGTCGACTGCGGCTACGGTATTGAGAGAATAGCCTGGTTTACTCAGAGGACTCCTACAGGCTTCCACGCTGTGTACGGGAGGTTAGTCAACGAGTACAAGAATGTGCTTGGAGTCGAGGAGCCAGACTACGATCTACTGAAGAAGACAGTCTACATGCTCAGCGATAGAGAAGTGAAGAGCATTCAGGAGTACGAGAGGCTTATACGGGAGCTCGGCTTCACCGATAATGTCGGTGAATTCGTTAAAACAGTATACTTGTACAGCACGCTGGATCACGCGAGGACAATAGGCTTAATGCTCTCTGATGGCATTGTACCCTCGAACACCGGGGAAGGGTATCTCGCTAGACTAGTAATCAGAAGAATGCTTAGAAACCTCGTGAAGCTCGGTGTTGAGCCCAGCCGGCTCGTAGACGTAGCCCAGGAGCTGCTTGACAGGCAAGTGAAGTACTGGAAGGGCGACTACATCTACGGTAAGCTTGAAAAGCATAGAGACTACATTACTGATGTAATAGCTGTTGAAGCAGGCAAGTTTATTGATGCAGTAAGCCGTGGTATAGATGTCGTGGAGAGACTTCTGAAGAAGGGGAAGGGGCTTTCAGCAGACGACTTGATAACAATCTACGATTCCTACGGTATCCCGCCTGAACTTGTAGCCGAGAAAGCTGGAGAACACGGTATTAAAGTAGAGGTACCCGGAGACTTCTACTCTAGGATAGCTCAAAGACACTCTTCACCCTCAACACTTGTAAAAGAAAAAGAGCACGAGCTCCCAGCTGATGTAGTTAAATGGGCTTCAAGTTTCCCTGCAACACGTAGAATCTTCCATGAGAACCCGTATCAAACCACATGTGAGGCTAGAGTTCTAGGAGTCATGGGGAGGTACATAGTACTGGATGGAACCGTAATGTACCCGTGGGCTGGCGGGCAGGACCATGATACAGGCTTCATAGAGGTGGATGGCAGAAGGTATACTGTCGAGTACGTCGGTAAGGTCGGCGATGTAATAGTGCATGTATTAAAGGAGCCCCCTGAGATCACGGAGGGCAAGGTAGTGAGAGTCCTAGTAGACTGGTATAGAAGGTATAGGTTGATGAAGCATCACACAGCAACACACATAGTGCTTGCAGCAGCCCGTGCTGTTCTAGGCAGCCATGTATGGCAGGCTGGAGCTGAGAAGACTGTTGAGAAGGCTAGACTAGATATCACTCACCACAAGTCTCTTACACAGGAGGAGGTAGAACGCATAGAGGACTTAGCTAACAGGATCGTGGAGGATAGAGTAAACCTAGTCTTCCACGAGATGAATAGGTTTGAAGCTGAAGCTAGATACGGGCTTAGAATATACCAGGGTGGAGCCACGTACACCCCGATCCTCAGGATAGTGGAGATACCTGGCTGGGATGCACAGGCGTGCTTCGGTACTCACGTATACAATACAGCAGAGGTCGGGGGAATCAAGATAATCAACGCTGAGAGAATACAGGATGGTGTTATAAGACTAGAATTCACGGCTTCAACCAGGCTTGTAGAGCAGATGCGGCTGCAAGCCGAGGAGAGAAGAAAAGTACTGTCAATCCTAGGCAGCAGCCAAGGTGATCTAGTCTCAGCTGCAGGCAAGATAGCCAGGGATTACGCTGAATCCAGGAGGCTCTTAGACGAGTATAGGAGTCTACTGGCTGGAATACTCACTTCTAAAGCTCTATCAAGTAGAACCGAGATATGCGGTCTAGAAGCCGTGTATCTAAAGCTACCACTAGTAGATGAGAAGCTTGTGAGAAAGCTTCTCGAGGACCTCTCACTAAAGCACGGCTTACTCACAGTAATAGAAGCAGGGGATTTAATTGAGATAGCCGTGAAACCAGAGAAAGCATTAGAGAGAAACCTGGATCTAAGAAGAACTGCTAGGAAGCTAGTAGAGAAGGGTTTAAGAGGAGGAGGCAGGCAGGATCATGTAGCCTTAAAGAAGACACGTGAACTCAGCGAGGAGGAGATTCTAAGCGAGCTGAAAGCCTCACTGTGCACCACGTAA
- a CDS encoding 50S ribosomal protein L10, whose amino-acid sequence MKALTRELPEWKVKLVDELAEQARRYRTILIADVTGIPASHIQMLRKKLHGKAVLKVVKPKLLGIALRKAGIDSSLFEGHLTGQLLAIFTDLNPFELTLMMDKLVTRTYFKPGEKTPVDIVIPEGNTGIPPGPMLSVFGKLKIPTKVQGNVIYVAKDTTVAKSGDVVSSELASLLQKLGLALKEIKLRPKLAYDGILIPGDKLILNLKEYEDEVASAHLDALKIAVEIALPDPAVLPLTISRAHRQAVALAVEAGFTTPETIEAVLLAAIAKANALAAEVARLSPELGIEVKQAPATPAASTTSSEKKGEEKEESKELSEEALSEGFSALFG is encoded by the coding sequence GGTACAGGACTATACTAATAGCTGATGTGACAGGGATACCGGCAAGCCACATACAAATGCTGAGGAAGAAGCTACATGGGAAAGCTGTTCTAAAAGTCGTTAAGCCTAAACTGCTAGGAATAGCTTTAAGGAAAGCTGGAATAGACTCGAGCTTATTCGAGGGTCACTTAACAGGCCAGCTTCTAGCCATATTCACAGATCTCAATCCATTCGAGCTGACACTAATGATGGATAAACTTGTGACGAGAACCTACTTTAAGCCCGGGGAGAAGACTCCCGTAGATATCGTTATACCAGAAGGTAATACTGGTATCCCGCCCGGCCCAATGCTAAGCGTGTTCGGGAAGCTGAAGATACCGACGAAGGTTCAAGGCAACGTCATCTATGTGGCAAAGGATACTACGGTAGCTAAGTCAGGCGACGTAGTCTCTAGTGAGCTGGCAAGCCTCCTCCAGAAGCTCGGCTTAGCTTTAAAGGAGATAAAGCTGAGACCTAAGCTCGCTTATGATGGAATCCTGATACCAGGCGATAAGCTGATATTAAACCTAAAGGAGTACGAGGACGAGGTAGCCTCAGCCCACCTCGATGCATTAAAGATAGCTGTTGAAATAGCGCTCCCAGACCCCGCGGTCCTACCGTTAACTATAAGCAGGGCTCACAGGCAGGCAGTAGCATTAGCTGTGGAAGCAGGCTTTACAACACCAGAGACCATTGAAGCCGTGCTGCTGGCAGCTATTGCGAAAGCAAACGCTTTAGCTGCTGAGGTAGCCAGGCTCTCCCCGGAGCTAGGTATTGAGGTGAAGCAGGCTCCAGCTACACCCGCTGCTTCAACTACCAGCAGCGAGAAGAAAGGGGAGGAGAAAGAAGAGTCTAAGGAGCTTAGTGAGGAAGCACTCTCAGAAGGCTTCTCAGCACTCTTCGGTTAG
- a CDS encoding KH domain-containing protein, with product MQRDREGRFLPGVTRLYEKIPLERIGVLLGSNGRVKRELEERTRTVITIDSEGGGVIIEPALPETTVLELMKARDVVRAIAYGFSPERAFRLLEEDQVLEVVDTRQYVGDKPNHIKRVLGRVIGEEGRARRVLEEVTGTYISVYEPYIAIIGDYESAEVARTAVEMLIKGRTHSSVYRYVEREIYTIKKRRARELWMKEYKPEETWRRGEEE from the coding sequence ATGCAGAGGGATAGAGAAGGAAGATTTCTTCCAGGTGTAACCAGGCTCTACGAGAAGATCCCATTAGAGAGGATTGGGGTTTTACTAGGCTCTAACGGTAGAGTTAAAAGAGAGCTGGAGGAGCGTACGCGTACAGTTATAACTATAGACTCTGAGGGAGGCGGAGTTATAATAGAGCCAGCTCTCCCTGAGACAACAGTACTGGAGTTAATGAAGGCTAGAGACGTGGTAAGAGCCATTGCATATGGTTTCAGCCCTGAAAGAGCATTCCGGCTTCTAGAGGAGGATCAAGTCTTAGAGGTTGTGGATACCAGGCAGTATGTTGGCGATAAGCCAAACCACATTAAGAGGGTGCTTGGGAGAGTCATAGGAGAAGAAGGAAGAGCTCGCAGGGTTCTAGAAGAGGTCACAGGAACATACATCTCAGTTTACGAGCCGTATATCGCTATTATAGGAGACTACGAGTCTGCTGAAGTAGCCCGTACAGCAGTAGAAATGCTCATTAAAGGTAGAACCCACTCATCAGTATACAGATACGTTGAAAGAGAAATATATACTATTAAGAAGCGTAGAGCACGCGAGCTATGGATGAAGGAGTATAAGCCTGAGGAAACTTGGAGGCGTGGAGAGGAAGAGTAA